Genomic DNA from Pseudomonas sp. CCC3.1:
GCGATGATTGCTACGCCGGTTTTCACCAGAGTTTCGCAGGCCACACGGGCGTGCTTGTCTTCAGCAATGATGGCGTCCAGCACCGCATCAGAAATCTGGTCGGCGATTTTGTCCGGATGCCCTTCAGACACGGACTCGGAGGTGAAAAGGGAGTATTCGCTCATCTCGACGGTTTCCTAATAATTACCGATGGTGAGTGTCGCCAGCCGGCCGCTGAAAGTGGCGGACCTGAATCTGGAAACCATTACGTAAGCCTACATAGAGGCTGTCCCCGGGAACGAGTCCCGCAGCGGTGGCCCAATGGGCCAGATCATCGTGTTCAAAACCAAGCCACAAATCACCGCAAGCCTCGCGGGCCCACGCCTGATTATGGCTACACAACTCTGTTACCAGCAGGCTACCGCCAGGTTGCAGCAAGGTGGCCAGTTGCCTGAGTGCTTCAGCCGGTGCCGCGAAATGGTGCAAGACCATGTTCACTACCACGCAATCGGCCTGGATCTGCGTACCGTGCAGCGCGTCGGCCAGCAGCAGGCTGACGTTGTTCAGTGACTCGCGTTCACAGAGCTGGCGGGCCAGTTCAAGCATCACCGAGCTGTTGTCCAGCGCCGTGACCTGTTGGAAGCGGCGGGCCAGGTCGGGCAAGAAACTGCCATCGCCGGGGCCGACTTCCAGGGCCGTGGCCGCTGGGCTAAAGCTCTGTTTGTCGAGCAGCGCCAAGACGCTGTCACGATACTGTGGCAAGCCAGCGA
This window encodes:
- a CDS encoding metalloregulator ArsR/SmtB family transcription factor, with product MNLRVPSIRHDDCDELSALCKAGGDPLRLNVLRALANDSFGVLELTHIFATGQSGMSHHLKVLSQAQLVATRREGNAIFYRRALPHTELLGGKLHAALLEEVDNLTLPADVQARISAVHGHRAAASQDFFSRIAEKFRAQQDLIAGLPQYRDSVLALLDKQSFSPAATALEVGPGDGSFLPDLARRFQQVTALDNSSVMLELARQLCERESLNNVSLLLADALHGTQIQADCVVVNMVLHHFAAPAEALRQLATLLQPGGSLLVTELCSHNQAWAREACGDLWLGFEHDDLAHWATAAGLVPGDSLYVGLRNGFQIQVRHFQRPAGDTHHR